In Rana temporaria chromosome 3, aRanTem1.1, whole genome shotgun sequence, a single window of DNA contains:
- the YKT6 gene encoding synaptobrevin homolog YKT6 isoform X2 yields MKLYSLSILYKGDCKVHLLKSAYDVSSFSFFQRSSLQEFMTFTSQLIVERSEKGSRSSVKEQEYLCHVYVRNDSLAGVVIADAEYPQRVCFTLLEKVLEEFSTQVDRIDWPSGSPATIQYNALDSYLAKYQNPRDADPMSKVQAELDETKIILHNTMESLLQRGEKLDDLVSKSEVLGTQSKAFYKTARKQNSCCGIM; encoded by the exons ATGAAGTTGTACAGCTTGAGTATACTCTACAAGGGGGATTGCAAGGTCCATCTCCTTAAAAGTGCCTACGATGTCTCCTCATTCAGCTTCTTCCAGAGGTCCAG TTTGCAAGAGTTTATGACATTTACAAGCCAGCTGATTGTTGAGCGGTCAGAGAAGGGGAGCCGATCGTCTGTGAAAGAACAAG AATATCTTTGCCATGTTTATGTGCGGAATGACTCCCTGGCAGGCGTAGTAATTGCTGATGCAGAGTATCCTCAAAGAGTTTGCTTCACACTCCTTGAAAAG gttcTGGAGGAATTCTCCACCCAGGTGGACAGGATAGACTGGCCATCTGGCTCTCCAGCCACTATTCAGTACAATGCCTTGGATTCTTATCTAGCTAAGTATCAG aatccTCGGGATGCTGATCCAATGAGTAAAGTACAGGCTGAGCTGGACGAAACCAAAATTATCCTG CACAACACTATGGAGTCCTTATTACAGCGTGGAGAAAAACTGGATGACTTAGTCAGTAAATCAGAAGTACTGGGAACCCAGTCCAAAGCATTCTACAAAACG GCGCGGAAGCAGAACTCATGCTGCGGAATCATGTGA
- the YKT6 gene encoding synaptobrevin homolog YKT6 isoform X1 gives MKLYSLSILYKGDCKVHLLKSAYDVSSFSFFQRSSLQEFMTFTSQLIVERSEKGSRSSVKEQEYLCHVYVRNDSLAGVVIADAEYPQRVCFTLLEKVLEEFSTQVDRIDWPSGSPATIQYNALDSYLAKYQNPRDADPMSKVQAELDETKIILHNTMESLLQRGEKLDDLVSKSEVLGTQSKAFYKTESGGKENPSTEG, from the exons ATGAAGTTGTACAGCTTGAGTATACTCTACAAGGGGGATTGCAAGGTCCATCTCCTTAAAAGTGCCTACGATGTCTCCTCATTCAGCTTCTTCCAGAGGTCCAG TTTGCAAGAGTTTATGACATTTACAAGCCAGCTGATTGTTGAGCGGTCAGAGAAGGGGAGCCGATCGTCTGTGAAAGAACAAG AATATCTTTGCCATGTTTATGTGCGGAATGACTCCCTGGCAGGCGTAGTAATTGCTGATGCAGAGTATCCTCAAAGAGTTTGCTTCACACTCCTTGAAAAG gttcTGGAGGAATTCTCCACCCAGGTGGACAGGATAGACTGGCCATCTGGCTCTCCAGCCACTATTCAGTACAATGCCTTGGATTCTTATCTAGCTAAGTATCAG aatccTCGGGATGCTGATCCAATGAGTAAAGTACAGGCTGAGCTGGACGAAACCAAAATTATCCTG CACAACACTATGGAGTCCTTATTACAGCGTGGAGAAAAACTGGATGACTTAGTCAGTAAATCAGAAGTACTGGGAACCCAGTCCAAAGCATTCTACAAAACG gaaagtgGAGGCAAAGAAAATCCATCAACAGAAGGTTGA